A genomic window from Vitis riparia cultivar Riparia Gloire de Montpellier isolate 1030 chromosome 16, EGFV_Vit.rip_1.0, whole genome shotgun sequence includes:
- the LOC117933314 gene encoding probable xyloglucan endotransglucosylase/hydrolase protein 27, whose protein sequence is MNQDRYSKNQDEVTFEILGNVKSKEWAVQTNVHGNTTIRNSTSKGREERYTLRFNPSVDFHKYSIFWTENHIIFYVDDVPIRLFMRIKAIGNYFIASPMYVHGSIWDKSDWATDGGKQKVDYRYGPFTATFSKLILLRFPAGTIDLKPIYNDEDPGEEKVPTGLTGSDITQMRRFRHKLKQLAQTITGSPPKNLGLDNSVSDAVKGVSLSSHLVDTLHATPPTPSPAPSPEPHDYTGPSPSPYANLSASYPSVLSPDTHHA, encoded by the exons ATGAATCAAGATAGATACAGCAAGAACCAAGACGAAGTGACCTTTGAGATCTTGGGAAATGTCAAAAGCAAAGAGTGGGCGGTTCAGACCAATGTTCATGGCAATACAACCATCAGAAACAGCACCAGTAAAGGAAGAGAAGAGCGCTACACACTCCGGTTCAACCCATCTGTAGATTTTCACAAGTACAGCATCTTCTGGACTGAAAACcatatcatattttatgttgATGATGTCCCCATAAGATTGTTCATGAGGATAAAAGCCATAGGAAACTACTTCATCGCTAGTCCAATGTATGTGCATGGCTCAATATGGGACAAGTCAGACTGGGCCACTGATGGAGGAAAACAGAAAGTGGATTACAGGTATGGCCCATTTACTGCTACATTTTCTAAGTTAATTTTACTGAGGTTTCCAGCTGGCACAATTGATCTCAAACCCATTTACAATGACGAGGACCCAGGGGAGGAGAAGGTTCCTACTGGTTTGACAGGAAGTGACATCACCCAGATGAGGAGGTTCAGGCACAA ATTGAAGCAGTTGGCTCAAACAATTACGGGCTCCCCTCCAAAGAATCTTGGCCTGGATAACTCAGTCTCTGATGCAGTTAAGGGAGTTAGTTTATCTTCTCATCTGGTAGATACGCTTCATGCAACCCCTCCTACCCCTTCTCCAGCTCCATCTCCAGAACCACATGATTATACAGGACCATCTCCTTCCCCATATGCCAATCTTTCTGCATCATACCCTTCAGTTCTATCACCTGACACCCATCATGCCTGA